A section of the Citrus sinensis cultivar Valencia sweet orange chromosome 8, DVS_A1.0, whole genome shotgun sequence genome encodes:
- the LOC127899317 gene encoding leucine-rich repeat extensin-like protein 1, with the protein MINNHIWGPEFNKKEEEIRKLKAELARIDAERTRPTLFTQTQSTPMAPPVFETYSLFYTSPKPPQPVYNQLFEPTSKPTPSSSVPPVPPEDSPKVTPEPPKKDKGPMDQYHYHIVHDSSPESSKPETVCESNPSESNSSSSSPNSTNPSTNSESEYADITSILMETKPDDPGASTSTPIVEDNFSDDEHKASHTEPVPPMPPPTHDHSTKPSSASWFTFDDIPHYRLPARL; encoded by the exons ATGATCAATAATCATATCTGGGGTCCTGAGTTTaacaagaaagaagaagagatcAGAAAGCTCAAAGCTGAATTGGCAAGAATTGATGCTGAAAGAACTCGTCCAACCCTTTTCACTCAGACACAATCCACACCTATGGCTCCTCCTGTGTTTGAAACCTATTCACTTTTTTATACATCTCCCAAACCTCCCCAACCTGTTTACAACCAGTTATTTG AACCGACGTCCAAGCCAACTCCATCCTCATCTGTTCCTCCGGTACCTCCGGAGGATTCACCAAAAGTTACTCCTGAACCTcctaaaaaagataaaggacCAATGGATCAGTATCATTATCATATTGTCCACGACTCGTCTCCTGAATCTTCTAAACCAGAAACAGTATGTGAGTCCAATCCATCAGAGTCAAACTCATCTTCCTCATCCCCAAACTCAACCAATCCCTCTACTAACTCTGAATCAGAGTATGCTGACATTACGAGCATATTAATGGAAACTAAACCTGACGATCCCGGTGCTTCAACTTCAACACCTATTGTTGaagataatttttctgatGATGAGCATAAAGCATCTCACACCGAACCAGTGCCACCAATGCCACCACCAACTCATGATCActcaacaaaaccatcttcagcatcttggttcacatttgatgacattcctcATTACAGATTGCCTGCTAGACTTTAA